Proteins found in one Nocardia brasiliensis ATCC 700358 genomic segment:
- a CDS encoding type VII secretion target: MTQQVKVDPAVLQQAAKGIQSTIGELSNLGIGETGNMGRGFALLTLSTMEAGKHTVQKTFEEFTERWSWGVRALVQAGNSIARTLGLAAGRYHEMDEKAEGMLKKMWTHLAGNPHLTDEQITARSWGDTFSDNAFNHIRNADYSMQSFDNANQKIMTNLKVIEAVAPQAIANVSPVSGSLLSGQTPGWDTGAAKKAAEIMKQSEGQ; encoded by the coding sequence GTGACCCAGCAGGTAAAGGTCGATCCTGCGGTGCTGCAGCAGGCCGCAAAAGGCATTCAGTCCACCATCGGCGAGCTGTCGAACCTGGGCATCGGCGAAACCGGCAACATGGGCCGCGGTTTCGCCCTGCTCACCCTGTCGACGATGGAGGCGGGCAAGCACACGGTGCAGAAGACCTTCGAGGAGTTCACCGAGCGCTGGTCGTGGGGCGTCCGGGCATTGGTGCAGGCGGGCAACTCGATCGCCAGGACGCTCGGCCTGGCGGCGGGGCGCTACCACGAGATGGACGAGAAAGCCGAAGGCATGCTCAAGAAGATGTGGACCCACCTGGCGGGTAACCCGCATCTCACCGACGAGCAGATCACCGCCCGTTCCTGGGGAGACACCTTCTCCGACAACGCCTTCAACCATATTCGCAACGCGGACTACAGCATGCAGTCGTTCGACAATGCGAACCAGAAGATCATGACGAACCTCAAAGTGATCGAAGCGGTCGCCCCGCAGGCGATCGCGAATGTGTCCCCGGTCAGCGGCAGCCTGCTCTCCGGTCAGACACCCGGGTGGGACACCGGCGCCGCGAAGAAGGCCGCCGAAATCATGAAACAGTCTGAAGGGCAGTAG